The Bryobacteraceae bacterium genome includes a window with the following:
- a CDS encoding 3-ketoacyl-ACP reductase translates to MGSLNGKTAIVTGASRGIGRAIAERLAAEGARVVVNYAGSAAAAEELAARIGGLAVRADVSQKQEVLEMFDRAEAASGGLDIVVNNAAVAVMKPLAEFSDEEFERVFAVNTRGAFYCCREAARRLRDGGRIVNISTGATVGGTAGGSVYCASKAAVEQFTRALARELAPRRITVNTVSPGFTETDMFASLPHLAELAPKLTPLGRAGRPEEIAAVVAWLCSEDAGWITGQNIQAGGGLTMV, encoded by the coding sequence ATGGGTTCCCTGAACGGAAAGACGGCCATTGTGACGGGCGCCTCCCGCGGCATCGGCCGCGCCATCGCGGAGCGGCTGGCCGCGGAGGGCGCGCGCGTTGTGGTGAATTACGCAGGCTCCGCGGCCGCGGCGGAAGAGCTGGCCGCGCGCATCGGCGGGCTGGCCGTCCGCGCGGACGTCTCGCAAAAACAGGAAGTCCTGGAAATGTTCGACCGAGCCGAGGCGGCGTCCGGGGGCCTGGACATCGTGGTGAACAACGCCGCCGTGGCCGTCATGAAGCCCCTGGCGGAATTCTCCGATGAAGAATTCGAGCGCGTCTTCGCCGTGAACACGCGCGGCGCTTTTTACTGCTGCCGAGAGGCGGCGCGGCGGCTGCGCGACGGCGGCCGGATCGTGAACATTTCGACAGGCGCCACCGTGGGCGGAACGGCGGGCGGCTCCGTGTACTGCGCGAGCAAGGCGGCCGTCGAGCAGTTCACCCGAGCCCTGGCCCGCGAGCTGGCGCCGCGCCGCATCACCGTGAACACCGTCTCGCCGGGGTTCACGGAGACGGACATGTTCGCCTCGCTCCCGCATCTGGCCGAACTTGCGCCGAAGCTCACGCCGCTCGGCCGGGCCGGCAGGCCGGAAGAGATCGCCGCCGTCGTGGCCTGGCTGTGCTCGGAGGACGCGGGCTGGATCACGGGCCAGAACATCCAGGCCGGCGGCGGGCTCACGATGGTTTGA
- the folP gene encoding dihydropteroate synthase: MPRNRVEWKVGSEVWRLGDRTLICGVVEAWAPPERGVRTYEEPDRAFVRANELVDAGADFIEIAVERYAAGVPLLSEADEIRRLVPILKRLRGKLPVPLAVQTWKPAVAEKAIEYGALIIRDPSGLTLDQDLGRVVLKHDAAFVLQHMRETPDKWTKLGAWKNPVTLVLAELTAALNRANRLGVERARLAADPGFGMGKRKETNTELLAALEEFQRLRIPVVVSPDGQPFDADTRVEPSAMTASAVAALCLARGAHILRTADPAGLRPAALITDGFLLAAAARS, translated from the coding sequence ATGCCTCGGAACCGTGTGGAATGGAAGGTCGGCAGCGAAGTCTGGCGGCTCGGGGACAGAACGCTCATTTGCGGCGTGGTGGAAGCCTGGGCCCCGCCCGAGCGCGGCGTGCGCACATACGAAGAGCCGGACCGCGCGTTCGTGCGCGCCAATGAGCTCGTCGATGCGGGCGCGGACTTCATCGAGATCGCCGTGGAGCGCTACGCCGCCGGCGTGCCGCTGCTCAGCGAAGCCGACGAGATCCGCCGGCTCGTGCCGATCCTCAAAAGGCTCCGCGGCAAGCTGCCCGTGCCGCTGGCCGTGCAGACGTGGAAGCCCGCCGTCGCCGAAAAGGCCATCGAGTACGGAGCCCTGATCATCCGCGACCCGTCGGGGCTCACGCTGGATCAGGACCTCGGCCGCGTCGTGTTGAAACACGACGCAGCGTTCGTGTTGCAGCATATGCGCGAGACTCCCGACAAGTGGACGAAGCTTGGCGCGTGGAAAAACCCCGTGACGCTCGTGCTGGCGGAACTGACGGCCGCCCTCAACCGCGCCAACCGGCTGGGCGTCGAGCGCGCGCGCCTGGCCGCCGACCCGGGCTTCGGGATGGGCAAGCGCAAAGAAACCAACACGGAGCTGCTGGCCGCGCTGGAAGAGTTCCAGCGGCTGCGCATCCCCGTCGTGGTCAGTCCCGACGGGCAGCCGTTCGACGCGGACACGCGAGTGGAGCCATCCGCCATGACCGCCTCCGCCGTGGCCGCCCTCTGCCTGGCGCGCGGGGCGCACATTCTCCGCACGGCGGATCCCGCGGGACTGCGTCCGGCTGCGCTCATCACGGACGGCTTCCTGCTCGCCGCCGCGGCCAGGAGCTGA